The following are from one region of the Lineus longissimus chromosome 19, tnLinLong1.2, whole genome shotgun sequence genome:
- the LOC135503419 gene encoding myb-related transcription factor, partner of profilin-like, which yields MEQAGKKSKWWSQEEKEVLVEGVEKNIRVINSKFSDTVTNVKKKKCWADITKNVSACGVCLRSADIAKKKWEDLKSRTKAKSAAINREENVTGGGKKIKIDLTQFERRILALIGETAIKGLQGAIDTTESSPCSADVEPTKSEHDDNEYDITYDDAFDMYEEEASDVDSEYCVSTNRTENNNSTTPAETPAAFGMNRRSMPAVVGRSTSVTPAEIGNRRSTPAVVGRSTSPAAIGNPRSNSAMIPAGNEAVQNRNEILKIEEERLVIEKTRLEIEEKRYKVEEDNNRLLRELVVIQRQGAQYPTPSKTTPTPSSGTYILSNARNIFETLREKKTKLKRQQTL from the exons ATGGAGCAAGCAgggaaaaaaagtaaatggtgGTCGCAAGAAGAGAAGGAAGTGTTGGTGGAAGgcgttgaaaaaaatattcgtgTCATCAACAGTAAATTTTCGGATACGGTCACGAAtgtaaagaagaagaagtgttgGGCAGATATTACTAAGAATGTAAGCGCTTGTGGCGTGTGCCTTCGATCAGCGGATATTGCAAAGAAAAAATGGGAGGACCTCAAGTCGCGAACGAAAGCCAAATCTGCGGCCATCAACCGAGAGGAGAACGTGACCGGGGGAGGCAAAAAGATCAAAATAGATTTGACGCAGTTTGAGAGGCGGATTTTAGCTCTTATTGGTGAAACAGCCATCAAGGGACTGCAAGGAGCCATTGACACGACCGAATCGTCCCCATGCTCG GCGGATGTAGAACCAACCAAGTCGGAGCATGATGACAACGAGTATGACATCACGTATGACGACGCATTCGACATGTATGAAGAGGAAGCATCTGACGTTGACAGCGAATACTGCGTCAGTACAAACCGGACTGAAAACAACAACTCAACTACCCCAGCAGAAACTCCTGCAGCATTTGGAATGAATAGGAGGTCAATGCCAGCAGTAGTTGGAAGGTCCACCTCTGTCACTCCTGCAGAAATTGGAAACCGTAGGTCAACGCCAGCAGTAGTTGGAAGGTCAACTTCTCCCGCCGCCATCGGAAATCCAAGATCAAACTCGGCTATGATTCCAGCAGGTAATGAAGCAGTTCAGAACAGAAACGAAATATTGAAGATTGAGGAAGAGAGGCTAGTTATCGAAAAAACTAGacttgaaattgaagaaaaacgGTACAAAGTTGAGGAAGATAATAATCGTCTTTTACGAGAACTCGTGGTAATCCAAAGGCAGGGAGCCCAATATCCGACACCAAGTAAGACCACTCCAACTCCAAGTTCCGGCACTTACATTCTATCTAATGCACGAAATATCTTTGAAACGCTTCGTGAAAAAAAAACTAAACTAAAAAGACAGCAAACTTTGTAG